From bacterium HR34, one genomic window encodes:
- the comEC_1 gene encoding ComE operon protein 3, whose product MPRGKTDFLLFFSFIGGIFTASFFAQYYYVSIPLFIISLLLFLQKQEKRLFYFVLYSLIFSAIFFASFNYFLNYQNRVLKKEFYFENKSFLVKVLDEPREREKNIFVKVKILEEEGFHGLYKNIALYLPTDAEINYGDMLKIQGKIQTPQNTGNFNYRQYLNKENIGLVSVYPKFEIINKKQYENFFEKIKGFALEQKQNFKEKIKNNLSQDTASLLNSIVWGYKSDIPKDLSDNLSKVGLRHITAISGLHITLISTLLMESILLLGFWRRQAFLLSVVLVSFYVFLLGFPPSAVRAAIMGGLFLLSQNIGKPTNLLNPVLLAATVMLLFNPLLLKYDIGFQLSFLAVLGIIFWSNFIKDKLKILFFNNENYFLNIISLSISAQIFTIPLVAFYFGIVSLVFLISNLIILPLLPLILFFGFLGSIIPYGEVFLITIWPIVKLIVLISDFFSSLNFSFLNIQNLPLMYLVLIYTLLVILTYFVYKKYRFSSVKI is encoded by the coding sequence GCATCATTTTTCGCCCAATATTATTATGTTTCAATACCTCTTTTTATAATTTCTTTATTATTATTCCTCCAAAAGCAGGAAAAAAGATTGTTTTATTTTGTTTTGTATTCCTTAATTTTCTCGGCGATATTTTTTGCAAGTTTTAATTATTTTCTTAACTATCAAAACAGAGTACTTAAAAAAGAATTTTATTTTGAAAATAAAAGTTTTTTAGTAAAAGTTTTAGATGAGCCAAGAGAAAGAGAAAAGAATATTTTTGTGAAAGTCAAGATATTGGAGGAAGAAGGTTTCCATGGCTTATATAAAAACATTGCTTTGTATTTACCCACGGACGCTGAAATTAATTATGGCGATATGCTAAAAATACAAGGTAAAATTCAAACTCCTCAAAACACAGGCAATTTTAATTATAGACAGTATTTGAACAAAGAAAATATAGGTTTGGTTTCTGTATATCCAAAATTTGAAATAATAAATAAAAAACAATATGAAAACTTTTTTGAGAAAATAAAAGGATTTGCTTTAGAGCAAAAGCAAAATTTTAAAGAAAAAATTAAAAATAATCTTTCACAAGACACAGCCAGCCTTTTAAATTCTATTGTTTGGGGATATAAGTCTGATATTCCCAAAGATTTATCTGACAATTTAAGCAAAGTTGGCTTGCGACATATCACAGCAATTTCAGGTCTTCATATAACCCTTATTTCTACTTTATTAATGGAATCTATTTTGCTTTTGGGTTTTTGGAGAAGGCAGGCTTTTTTGTTGTCTGTTGTTTTAGTTTCTTTTTATGTGTTTTTGCTTGGTTTTCCTCCATCTGCTGTAAGGGCCGCCATAATGGGAGGACTATTTTTGTTATCTCAAAACATAGGAAAGCCAACTAATTTGTTGAATCCTGTTTTACTAGCAGCAACTGTTATGTTATTGTTTAATCCCTTACTTTTGAAATATGATATTGGTTTTCAACTCTCTTTCTTGGCTGTTTTGGGAATAATTTTTTGGTCTAATTTTATTAAAGATAAACTAAAAATTTTATTTTTTAACAACGAAAATTACTTTTTAAACATAATATCACTTTCTATTTCAGCACAGATTTTTACAATACCTTTGGTGGCTTTTTATTTTGGTATAGTATCTCTTGTGTTTTTAATATCAAACTTAATTATTTTGCCATTACTTCCTTTAATTTTATTTTTCGGATTTTTAGGATCAATTATTCCTTATGGTGAGGTTTTTCTTATTACTATTTGGCCAATAGTAAAATTAATTGTCTTAATCTCAGACTTTTTCTCAAGTTTGAATTTTTCATTTTTAAATATCCAAAACTTGCCTTTAATGTACTTAGTATTAATATATACTTTATTGGTGATTTTAACATATTTTGTTTATAAAAAATATAGATTTTCATCTGTAAAAATATGA
- the epsJ gene encoding putative glycosyltransferase EpsJ: MYLSIIIPTLNEEKYLPKLLESIKKQTFKDYEIIVADAGSKDKTVEIAKKYGCKIVKGGLPAQGRNNGAKHAQGELLLFLDADSILPTKFFLEKAIKEFNKRKLSVASCGFLPADKSVYLPYKAVVNYFRFIRFLMIALENIFPFGIGACIFAEKSFHNSIGGFAESLKLAEDNNYIKKAASRSKYGVLRSVYFSTSVRRFDKEKWVRPFMLYLLAAFLVLDEKKLRLFNKGIFEYRYGNYYDIIKEKGLSLNAKNITDKLTKKINYNKIKIKREISLIKNKIKKIIEKI; this comes from the coding sequence ATGTACTTGAGTATAATAATTCCTACTCTTAATGAAGAAAAATATTTGCCGAAATTATTAGAATCAATAAAAAAGCAAACCTTTAAAGATTATGAAATCATAGTTGCTGATGCTGGCTCAAAAGACAAAACAGTTGAAATTGCAAAAAAATATGGTTGCAAAATAGTAAAAGGCGGCTTGCCTGCTCAAGGAAGAAATAACGGCGCAAAACACGCTCAAGGAGAATTGTTGTTATTTTTAGACGCTGACAGTATTTTACCAACTAAATTTTTTTTAGAAAAGGCAATAAAAGAGTTTAATAAAAGAAAGTTGTCGGTTGCTTCTTGTGGTTTTTTGCCAGCAGACAAAAGCGTTTATCTGCCGTATAAAGCTGTTGTTAATTATTTCAGGTTCATCAGATTTTTAATGATAGCATTAGAAAATATTTTTCCTTTTGGAATAGGCGCTTGTATATTCGCTGAAAAAAGTTTTCATAATTCAATTGGTGGGTTTGCTGAGTCACTAAAATTAGCAGAGGATAACAATTATATAAAAAAGGCAGCCTCAAGAAGCAAATACGGTGTTTTAAGAAGTGTTTATTTTTCAACTTCTGTTAGGAGATTTGATAAGGAAAAATGGGTAAGACCGTTTATGCTTTATTTACTCGCCGCTTTTCTTGTTTTAGACGAAAAGAAGTTAAGATTGTTCAATAAAGGTATTTTTGAATATAGATATGGAAATTATTATGATATAATAAAAGAAAAAGGCTTGAGTTTAAATGCTAAAAATATTACAGATAAACTTACAAAAAAGATTAATTATAACAAAATAAAAATAAAAAGAGAAATATCATTAATTAAGAATAAAATTAAGAAAATAATAGAAAAAATATGA
- the htrA gene encoding Putative serine protease HtrA — MKKIGIFILIAIIVIGFMDVRNLPNLGINEYVEFLFKKYVLYKNNQQAQEKITKESPQNGLGTQEQNKEYSPVLDLEKQVIKVADEASDSVVSIIITKELPVIEYKYENPFEEFFGPFFEIPVPEQKRTEKKEVGGGSGFVISEDGLILTNKHVVLDGGAEYTAVFNNGNTYDVEVLAKDPFEDIAILRIKQKEGENKKFKPLKLGDSDEIKVGQFVVAIGNALGEFRNTVSFGVVSGLSRKIVAGGGGFTEELSNVIQTDAAINRGNSGGPLLNLKGEVIGINTAVAENAQNIGFAIPINLAKKDIEQVVKTGKITYPFIGIYYTIINDTLKEEYGLPVNYGAWVGHNELGVPTKEAIVKGSPAEKAGLKRNDIILEINGEKITEDNNLGKILRKHNPGDVVRLKVLREGKEIIMDLELGERKEW, encoded by the coding sequence ATGAAAAAAATAGGGATATTTATTTTAATAGCAATAATTGTTATTGGATTTATGGATGTAAGAAATTTGCCAAATTTGGGCATAAATGAGTATGTTGAGTTTTTGTTTAAGAAATATGTTTTGTATAAAAACAATCAGCAGGCGCAAGAAAAAATAACAAAAGAATCTCCTCAAAATGGTTTGGGAACACAAGAACAAAATAAAGAATATTCTCCTGTTTTAGATTTGGAAAAACAAGTTATAAAAGTTGCTGACGAAGCGTCTGATTCTGTTGTTAGTATAATAATTACAAAAGAACTTCCTGTGATAGAATATAAATATGAAAATCCTTTTGAGGAGTTTTTTGGGCCTTTCTTTGAAATTCCTGTGCCAGAACAAAAAAGAACAGAGAAAAAAGAAGTTGGAGGTGGAAGCGGATTTGTTATTTCTGAAGACGGTTTAATTCTTACCAACAAACATGTGGTATTGGATGGCGGAGCAGAATACACAGCGGTTTTTAATAACGGCAACACTTATGATGTTGAAGTTTTAGCAAAAGATCCTTTTGAAGATATAGCCATATTAAGAATTAAACAAAAAGAAGGCGAAAATAAAAAATTTAAACCTTTGAAACTTGGAGATTCAGACGAGATAAAGGTTGGTCAGTTTGTTGTAGCAATAGGAAATGCTTTGGGAGAATTCAGAAATACTGTTTCTTTTGGAGTTGTTTCTGGCTTGTCAAGAAAAATTGTAGCAGGTGGTGGTGGTTTTACAGAAGAACTTTCTAACGTTATCCAAACAGACGCTGCAATAAATAGAGGAAATTCAGGAGGCCCCTTGTTAAATCTTAAAGGTGAGGTTATCGGAATAAATACTGCTGTTGCCGAAAACGCTCAAAATATTGGATTTGCAATACCCATAAATTTAGCAAAGAAGGATATTGAGCAGGTTGTTAAAACAGGAAAAATAACTTATCCTTTCATAGGTATTTATTACACAATAATTAACGATACTTTAAAAGAAGAATATGGTTTACCCGTAAATTATGGTGCTTGGGTTGGTCATAATGAACTTGGTGTCCCTACAAAAGAAGCGATTGTAAAAGGATCACCAGCGGAAAAAGCAGGTCTTAAAAGGAATGATATTATTTTAGAAATTAACGGCGAAAAGATAACAGAAGATAATAATTTAGGAAAAATTTTAAGAAAGCATAACCCCGGGGATGTTGTTAGATTAAAAGTTTTAAGAGAAGGCAAAGAGATTATAATGGATTTGGAATTAGGTGAGAGAAAAGAGTGGTAA
- the metG_1 gene encoding Methionine--tRNA ligase, with protein sequence MNTINLDDFSKLDLRVGKILEAEKIENSEKLVKLQVSLGDEERQIIAGIGKSYLPEELVGRLVVVLANLEPKKLMGYESQGMILAASDETGLPSLLTVDKQISPGSKIK encoded by the coding sequence ATGAATACAATAAATTTAGATGACTTTTCGAAATTAGATTTAAGAGTTGGCAAGATATTAGAGGCAGAGAAAATAGAGAATTCAGAAAAATTAGTTAAACTTCAAGTTTCTTTAGGAGATGAGGAAAGGCAAATAATTGCTGGAATAGGTAAGAGTTATTTACCAGAAGAACTTGTCGGAAGGCTTGTTGTTGTTTTGGCCAATTTAGAACCTAAAAAATTAATGGGTTATGAAAGCCAAGGAATGATTTTGGCAGCATCTGATGAAACAGGTTTGCCAAGTTTATTAACAGTTGATAAACAAATTTCTCCTGGCAGCAAAATAAAATGA